The bacterium DNA segment ACTTTATAAAGGTCTTCTTCCTCTTCATTAAAATTCACTCTGTATTTATAATCAGGATATTCATTTAAAACACCTTCAATATTATCGGGTAAAGGCACATCTTTATTTCCGTAAATCTGTTCAATCTGAGTAAAAATCTTATCTGCAATAAAAGAAATATTAACCGAACTTTTACTCCTTTCACTTAAATTCATAATTACAGGATAAACTTTTATAAGAGTTATAATTCCACAGGCAAGAATAAAAAGCCCGATTAAAACTGTTATCAAAGTAAACCCATATTTCAATCTTCTATTACACATTTCCCTGTTATATTATGTATCTTTATCTTTTTTTCCTTTTTTGAAACTTCTTCAAGTAAAATTATATGTCCTGCCTGTTTTGCTGTTCCATCAGGGAGAAAAACAAGAGGATTCACACCATCTGTTTTTTCTTTTATTCTGATATTTTCTGGCATCTTTATCTCTTTCCATACAGGTGATTTTCCTTCTTTTAAAATTCTGAAACTTCTCTCATTAAAAATTACATAAAAACTGCATCTCTCATTTATAGCATATTCTCTTGCAAAATTCACACCCTCTACAATTTCAGCACAGGCAGAATTTAAAAGATACTGCTGATGATACTTCTGAATAAAAATTGTAACAGGAATTAAAAATAAAAGAAAAATAAAAAGAACAATTAAAATCTCAAGAAATGTAATACCTTTTTTACCCATAAAGTTATTTATTTTCAATAAATTCTTTATGAAGTTGAGTCAGTGCTTTCTGTCCATCCTTTTTTCTTATTACGCAGGATATTTTTATTTCAGAAGTACTTATCATTTCTATATTTATTCCTGATTTTGCAAGACAGTTAAACATTTTTCCTGCGACACCCGGCTGGTTCATCATCCCTATACCTATAATTGAAACCTTACAAATATCTGAATCAGTAATAACTTTTTCAGCACCTATCTCTTTACCAATTTTTTCAACAATATTTTTTGCTTTTTCCATATCATTTATGTTTACAGTAAAAGAAATATCTGCAGAATTATCCCTTCCAACATTCTGAACAATAACATCAACATTTATTCCTGCCTCTCCAAGTGCTGAAAATATTTTTCCTGCTATTCCCGGTTTATCAGGAACTTTAAAAATTGAAATTTTTGCCTGATTTTCATCTATTGAAACAGAAGAAACAACTGCACCCTCTTTTAATTCCATTTCCTTTACCATTGTACCCTCCGTATTTTTAAATGTGGATTTGACATAAAAAGGTACTTTATATTTTTTTGCAAATTCAACCGCTCTTGACTGCATAACTTTTGCTCCACTGCTTGCCATTTCAAGTAACTCATCATAGGAAATAACAGATATCAATTTTGCATTTTCAACTCTATTAGGGTCAGCAGTATAAACACCTTCAACATCTGTGTAAATTTCACATATATCCGCCTTTATTGCTCCACTTATTGCTATTGCAGTAAGGTCAGACCCTCCCCTTCCAAGAGTTGTAATTGAATTTTCTGAACTTATGCCCTGAAAACCAGCCACTACAACAATTTTATCTTTATTAAGTTCTTCAATAATTTTTGATGGTTCTATTTTCTGAATTCTTGCTTTTGTATGTAATGTATCTGTTTTAATTCCTGCAAAATATCCTGGAAAACCTTCTGCCTGTTCTCCATAACTTTCAATAGCCATACATAAAAGAGCAACAGATACAATTTCTCCTGTGGATAAAAGCAAATCAAGTTCTTTTTCAGGTGGATTTGGCATAATCTGTTTTGCAAGTGATATTAAATTATCTGTTGTTTTTCCCATGGCAGAAACAACAACCACTACTTTATTACCCTTTCTCTTTGTCTCAACCACTTTTTTTGCAACAAATTTAATTTTTTCAATATCTGCCACTGAACTCCCACCATATTTTTGAACAATTAAAGCCATCTTTACTCCTTTTTCTAATAAATTATAACATTTAGTTTACAAAAACAAAAATCATGGGTATAATAAATTTATGGAGAGAAATAAAGAACTTGAAAAATACAAAATAATCTGGAATAACATTCCTTGTATTATTTTTATACTTGACGAAAAAAGAAATATCCTTGAAGCAAATGAGAAAATAAAGGAACTTGATTATGAGATTGAAGATTTAATTGGAAAAAATCTTTATGACATTCCCTCTTTTATTTCAAAAGATTCTCTAAATAAATTATTTGAAAAAAAAGGGGAAATTATAAAACTTGATGTCTTTTCTGGAAAAAAAGAGAAAAAAATAGTTAATGCACAGTTAATAGAATTAGAAGAAGAAACAGCAAGGTATTTAATCATAATCCATGATATAACAGAGGAAGAACAGATAAAAACAAAATTATATGAAGACGAAGAATTGCTTAAAGAGTGGTTTAATCTTGCTGAAAAAAGTGTTGCTGGAATTTATATTTATGATGAGGATTTCAATTTTTTATATGTTAATCCTTCCTTCTGTAATATTACGGGTTACACTGAAGAAGAAATAATAGGGAAAAAGAAATCATATGAACTTGTGCATCCAGATGATGTTAATTTATCAAAAGAAATGGCAGAAAAGAGATTTAAAGGAGAAATTGAAATAGCAAGTTTTAATATAAGATTTAAAAGACCAGATGGAAAGATAAGACAATGTTTTGCAATTGGAAGAGTTGGAAGATACAAGGGGAAAAAAGTTATAACCGGAACTTTAATTGATATTACAGATAGGGTAAATCTTGAAAACAAATTAAAAGAAGAACATGCATTACTTGAAAAAACATTAGATGGAACAATTCATGCAATATCAAAAATAGTTGAAATTAAAGACCCTTATACAGCAGGTCATCAAATAAATGTTGCAAAATTATCTGAAGAAATATCAAAAGAAATTGGATTTAATAAAGAAAAAATTAAAGAAATTATATATGCATCATTACTGCACGACATCGGTAAAATTTCTGTTCCAACTGAAATCCTTGTCCTTCCAAGAAAATTAACACCAATTGAATTTTCTATAATAAAGACACATCCTATTGTTGCTTATAATATACTGAAAGTAATACCGAATTTTGAAAATCTTGCTGAAATAGTTTTACAGCACCATGAACGACTTGATGGAACTGGTTATCCAAGAGGAATTAAAGGAGAAAAAATTTTAAAAGAAGCCAGAATAATTGCTGTAAGTGATGTTGTTGAAGCAATGATTAATCATAGACCTTATAGACCTGCTTTAAGTTTAGAAGAAGCACTTGAAGAAATAGACAATAATAAAGGTATAAAGTATGATGAAGAAATTGTAGATGTAGTTATTTACTTATTTAAAAAGAAAAATTTTAGTTTTATTTAGACAGGTATAATTTCAAACTTAAAATCATTTCCACTTTTCATAATACTTAAAACTTCAAATCTAAATGGAAGATTAATCTTTTTTGAATTCAGATAAATTTGGGCAACCTGTTCAATCTTTTTCAATTTTCTTTCATTAACTGCTTCCTGAGGTAGTCCAAAATTATCAGAACTTCTTGTTTTAACTTCTATAAAAATAATTTCTTTTCTTCTCTTTGCAATTAAGTCAATTTCTCCTATTTTTGTCCTGTAATTTTTCTCAATTATTCTGTATCCTTTCTTCCTTAAAAACTCAACTGCTTTCTCCTCTCCAAGTTTCCCGAACTCAATATTCCTCATTTATTTTTATTTCTTAAGTAATACATTTTTGCTCTTGGTGCAAGACGATTTCTTTCTCTTGTTTTTAAAACTTCAATCTTTACAATATTAGGAGAATATAATGGAAAAATTCTTTCAACTCCTTCTCCATAAGAAATTTTTCTTACTGTAAAAGATTCCCTTATTCCCTTCCCTTTTCTTCCAATACACGTTCCTGTAAAAATCTGAATTCTTTCTTTTTCTCCTTCTTTTATTTTTATATGAACCGCTATTTCGTCTCCAGGCCAGAATTCAGGAATTTCTTTACTTGGTTTCAATTTCTCTTCAATTTCTTCAACTTTTTTCAATGTCATCTTTTCCTCCCTGTTTTATATATTTTTCATAAAGGTCAGGTCTTTTTTCCTTTGTTCTTTCAATTGCCATTTTTCTTCTCCATCTTTCTATTTCTTTATGGTTTCCAGAAATTAAAACTTCAGGTACTTTCATCCCTCTAAAATTTTCAGGTCTTGTATAGCATGGCCAGTCAAAAATATAATTGTAAAAACTATCATAACGGGGTGCATCTTCTGGTAAAACTCCTTTTAAAAGACGAACAACACTATCAACTATTACCATCGCAGGAAGTTCTCCACCTGTAAGAATATAATCACCTATTGAAATTTCATAATCACAGATTTTACTTACCCTTTCATCAACTCCTTCATAATGTCCACAGATTATAACAAGTCCCTTTTCTTCACTCAATTTTTTTGCAATCTGTTGATTATAAAGAATACCTGTTGGACTTGTTAAAATAACCTTTCCCTCTCTATTTTCTTCTTTAATTTTTTCAACCGCATCATAAATTATATCACATTTTAATACCATCCCTTTTCCTCCACCATATGCTTTATCATCCACTTTTTTATGTTTATCCTTTGAAAAATCTCTCAGATTCCATATTTTTATCTCTACAATTTTTCCCTTTTTTGCCCTTTTTACAATACTTACATCTAAAGGAGTAAATATTTCAGGGAAAATGGTGATTATGTCAATTCGCATTTAAGTTTATATAATTCCTTTTTTCTTTAAAAATGATTCAACTGTCTTACTCGGTTTTGCTCCTGTGTTCAACCAGTATTTAACCCTGTCTTCTTTTACCTCAAAAATTACAGGGTCAGGTAGAGGGTCATAGTATCCTAAAATTTCAAGAACATCTCCTCTTCCATCTTTTTCATCACTTACAGCCACAACTCTAAAAAAAGGTCTATTCCTCTTTCCTTTTCTCACCAATCTTATTTTTGTTGCCATATTTTTTTCTCCTTTTATACTTTTTCCTCTTTCTGTGTCTCTATGCTTTTATGAACTGCAAGAGCAATTTTTGTTACTTCTAAACCATCTTCTCCAAAAGCAGTTATTGAATTTTCCCTTTTCAAATCTTCAATCTTATACCCATTTTTTATGTGAATTATATTATAAACGAAATCCGCAATACTTTCAATACCATATCCAGAATAAAAGGTATGCCCCATTTTTTTCACCTCATTAATAAAAACAGGATTATAGGTCATAACTCCATTTTCCTGATAACAAACTCTTGTACCCCTATCCTGACTGTCGCATTCTATAACTCCTTTTTCTCCAACAAGTTTAAATCCTTGATTAACAATACTCTCAAAATTTTCAGGTAAAATCCATGAAAGTTCAAAAGATATAACTGCACCATTTTCAAATTCAACAGTTGCAACAACTGCATCAAAAGTATCTATTCCAAGTGATTTTAATTTATTTTTTATTCCCTTGGCATAAACATTTTTACCATTACTTTTCAAAAACCATCTCATTAAATCAAAAAAATGTACACCAAGAAACCAGACAGGAGAACTTTTAGGAGCCCAGTTAGGAAACCAGTCCCTTGGCACAACAATTTTATCCTCCATATGAACAGAACCGTATTCAACTTTTCCAATCTTTCCCTCATCTATATCCTTCTTAATTGTCTGATGAAATGGGTCAAACCTTTTATGAAAATCAACCTGAAGTAAAACATTATTTTTCCTGCATTCCTCTATCATTTCATTACATCCCTCAACAGTCACATCAAGTGGCTTTTCAACAAATACATGAATTTTTTTATTTGCAGCATATAAAGTTGGTTCTTTATGAAAAGGGTCAGGAGTAGCAATTGCAACACCATCAAGTTCTTCTTTCTCAAACATTTCTCTGTAATCTGGATAACCCTTTACATTAAATTTTTTTACCTGACTTTCAAGAACCTTTTCATTTATATCACAAATTGCATTAAGTTTACATATTCCAGATTTT contains these protein-coding regions:
- a CDS encoding YraN family protein — translated: MRNIEFGKLGEEKAVEFLRKKGYRIIEKNYRTKIGEIDLIAKRRKEIIFIEVKTRSSDNFGLPQEAVNERKLKKIEQVAQIYLNSKKINLPFRFEVLSIMKSGNDFKFEIIPV
- a CDS encoding aspartate kinase; protein product: MALIVQKYGGSSVADIEKIKFVAKKVVETKRKGNKVVVVVSAMGKTTDNLISLAKQIMPNPPEKELDLLLSTGEIVSVALLCMAIESYGEQAEGFPGYFAGIKTDTLHTKARIQKIEPSKIIEELNKDKIVVVAGFQGISSENSITTLGRGGSDLTAIAISGAIKADICEIYTDVEGVYTADPNRVENAKLISVISYDELLEMASSGAKVMQSRAVEFAKKYKVPFYVKSTFKNTEGTMVKEMELKEGAVVSSVSIDENQAKISIFKVPDKPGIAGKIFSALGEAGINVDVIVQNVGRDNSADISFTVNINDMEKAKNIVEKIGKEIGAEKVITDSDICKVSIIGIGMMNQPGVAGKMFNCLAKSGINIEMISTSEIKISCVIRKKDGQKALTQLHKEFIENK
- the rpsP gene encoding 30S ribosomal protein S16 — its product is MATKIRLVRKGKRNRPFFRVVAVSDEKDGRGDVLEILGYYDPLPDPVIFEVKEDRVKYWLNTGAKPSKTVESFLKKKGII
- the rplS gene encoding 50S ribosomal protein L19 gives rise to the protein MTLKKVEEIEEKLKPSKEIPEFWPGDEIAVHIKIKEGEKERIQIFTGTCIGRKGKGIRESFTVRKISYGEGVERIFPLYSPNIVKIEVLKTRERNRLAPRAKMYYLRNKNK
- the trmD gene encoding tRNA (guanosine(37)-N1)-methyltransferase TrmD; translation: MRIDIITIFPEIFTPLDVSIVKRAKKGKIVEIKIWNLRDFSKDKHKKVDDKAYGGGKGMVLKCDIIYDAVEKIKEENREGKVILTSPTGILYNQQIAKKLSEEKGLVIICGHYEGVDERVSKICDYEISIGDYILTGGELPAMVIVDSVVRLLKGVLPEDAPRYDSFYNYIFDWPCYTRPENFRGMKVPEVLISGNHKEIERWRRKMAIERTKEKRPDLYEKYIKQGGKDDIEKS
- a CDS encoding PAS domain S-box protein, giving the protein MERNKELEKYKIIWNNIPCIIFILDEKRNILEANEKIKELDYEIEDLIGKNLYDIPSFISKDSLNKLFEKKGEIIKLDVFSGKKEKKIVNAQLIELEEETARYLIIIHDITEEEQIKTKLYEDEELLKEWFNLAEKSVAGIYIYDEDFNFLYVNPSFCNITGYTEEEIIGKKKSYELVHPDDVNLSKEMAEKRFKGEIEIASFNIRFKRPDGKIRQCFAIGRVGRYKGKKVITGTLIDITDRVNLENKLKEEHALLEKTLDGTIHAISKIVEIKDPYTAGHQINVAKLSEEISKEIGFNKEKIKEIIYASLLHDIGKISVPTEILVLPRKLTPIEFSIIKTHPIVAYNILKVIPNFENLAEIVLQHHERLDGTGYPRGIKGEKILKEARIIAVSDVVEAMINHRPYRPALSLEEALEEIDNNKGIKYDEEIVDVVIYLFKKKNFSFI
- a CDS encoding Gfo/Idh/MocA family oxidoreductase, coding for MIKLGIIGLGKFGTNILNTYSQLEKSGICKLNAICDINEKVLESQVKKFNVKGYPDYREMFEKEELDGVAIATPDPFHKEPTLYAANKKIHVFVEKPLDVTVEGCNEMIEECRKNNVLLQVDFHKRFDPFHQTIKKDIDEGKIGKVEYGSVHMEDKIVVPRDWFPNWAPKSSPVWFLGVHFFDLMRWFLKSNGKNVYAKGIKNKLKSLGIDTFDAVVATVEFENGAVISFELSWILPENFESIVNQGFKLVGEKGVIECDSQDRGTRVCYQENGVMTYNPVFINEVKKMGHTFYSGYGIESIADFVYNIIHIKNGYKIEDLKRENSITAFGEDGLEVTKIALAVHKSIETQKEEKV